Genomic segment of Panicum virgatum strain AP13 chromosome 2K, P.virgatum_v5, whole genome shotgun sequence:
AGTTTTCAACTGGCACTCTACGTTTAGAGCTGATTGTCTGCCCAGTCATGCAAAATAAGGAGCATGGTGAAATATGTAATGCATCATTGTGCAATTAATTTAATGCACTATAAAGTATAACTACATAGTGGCTTACAATGGCCTCCCTCACTGTACTATCACTTCCCTTAAATTAACTCATTTTGTTGATGTATAATGTGTCCGCACATATTCTATTTCCTGCTTTGGATACTGGTGTTATATCTGCATACCTTGAAGCCTTTTAATATTTTCTTACTTTACATGCAGTGCGGCTCAGTTGGTACTACAGGCTCATAAGGAGGCGGTGAATTCATTGGGTGAGAATGGTCCTGCAAAATTGGGGACAGTTGCTACTGTCGTGGCTGTAGCCAATGCCACTGctattgaggcaacaaaggagGTGGAAGCTGCAATGAAAATTTCCTTGCGGGCAGCTTTGGGCTCAACTACAAATAAACTTACCAAAGGGCAATTAGATGATCTTACAATAATGATGGTATGCTCTTTCATATACTTCTACGAAAGAGTACCCGAATCAATCAATATTCAGCAATTTAGCAGTGAATGCTAGAATTGCTTATATAATAAAGGTTAACTCTGGTCCATTCATCCGATACCCAGTTGTTATATTGTGTTCCAGGAACCACCAAACTGTCTGTCCTATAGTTGCTGAAATCATTTAGGTAACTGAGAGGTGTGCACATGACAACTTTCTTGTCCCAAAATAGCACAAATATTACCAAATCAACAGTAGTTCTGTCAGTTAGTAGCCAATTTCCTGGCATACTGAATATTCACTTGGGCACTTGAAACACATTCATCCACTTGATTTTTAATGCTTCGCATTGGTGGTGAACATGGAACTTGTCCAGTATTCCCAAACCCTGTCTAAGTAGGGCTGGTAGCAATAGAGAGGGATCTATATCCCCTTGCAGCTCCCTGTTGCTATAACTGTATTATGATAAAAGTACTTAGAACATTTCTCTGATTAACTATTCAAAACTGACTTGTAATCCTGTTATGCAGAAGTTGATAATAATCTTATAAGGCTATAACAAAGCATTCACTGCTCATATACTTATATGGGATGATGTTGTGGTCTGTCTTTCAGAGCGATATTTCTGAAATACTGAAGTTATTTTCTTGTTTCTATTTTTCTGGTGATGGACAATGCATCTGCAACCGACAGGAGACCCTTCGAGTTAAAGATGATGAACTCCACCAGCTATTGCAGGATATTCGTGCACGTGATTCTACCATCAATGAGATTGCAGATAAATTACAGGAGACTGCAGAGGCAGCTGAAACTGCTGCTTCTGCAGCACGTTCAATTGATGAAGAGAGAAGATTTTTGTCGTCAGAACTTGAACGCCTAAAGCAAGATCATGAAAAACAAGTTGAAGTATATCTACTTCGGGTAATAATCACTTTGTTGAATTCGTAATTCATCTTAGTCTACCAAGTTTGAAGTTGACTGGATTGTGTTTCAGTTAAGGGAATCAGAGGAGAAGGGAAAACTTCTTGTAGAAGAGAGAGATCATTTACTTACAGAGAGAGATTCTGCTCTTCAAGAAGCTCAAATGTGGCGCTCGGAACTAGGAAAAGCTAGAGGAAATGCTGTAATTCTAGAAGCAGCTGTTGTCAGAGCTGAGGAGAAAGCTAGGGTTTCAGCAGCAGATGCAGACTTGCGCATAAAGGAAGCTGTGAGCAGACTTGAGTCTGccataaaagaaaaggaagatctaTTAGCCCTTGTGGACGCACTGCAATCACAATTAAAAAGGTTCATCATACATAATTTTGATTTCCTTCGTTTTCATTCAGCTGAAAGTATCTCAAATTGGATCAGTCTAAACCAACTTAATGGATAATTAAATAAAGTAACAATCATATATCATGGCCTTTTCAGGCAAGAGACTAGCACAATACAAGTTTGTGAAGAGAGCTCGGAGCTCTGCTCTACCACTTCAAACCACGTGGAAGATGATAATGTGGATAAGGCTTGCGTAAGTGATACAGACCCAATACCCGTTGCAGAGAACATTGTCGAGTTGGATGATGAGGGAGTTGATATCCGTACAATTGGGGACACTGAGTGGAGCAATCCTCATTCTTCTGAAGTATCTGATGTAAGGGAAGTAACAACAGACCCTGAAGAAAACAGCCTGGATATTCCTGTTGATACTTGACGGCCAACTGGTTACTGAGAATGATTTACGAGGCTAAACAGAACTGTAGCCATTTTTGTTCACCGTGATCAGTTGTACTACTATTAGATTCTCATCTTAGTTGATTTAAGATATTCTTTTTCAAGTTGCAGTGTGAGTTTCTGAACTTGAATCCCTTCAAATATGTGCTCTGTGTCTGCTGAAATAAAATAGCAACATCTGTGTTGAGTTGTGAGTGTACATCTGAACTTCCATGTTCAGAAGTTCAGCTTTTGCAATTTTCTCTCATTTTGGATATTAGTGTTGTGTTCTCCTCTAAAGTAAGTTTGTAATGTCATTTTTTCTATTTATCATGAATATAAAGAAGTAAATTTAACATTCTAAATTTCTTGCCTTTCATTGAGATGATACAATTGtaggaaaaataaaacaacgaGGCCTTTATTCATGTGGTCACCAAGAATTGATATGTTTCTCCTGTAAGAATCATTGAAAGGAGAAGAACAGTTCAATTGGGGATACAGACTACAAAAGTAGgacaaaaaagagagaggtgatTATGAACACAGACAGGCAACTCGAATCTCCATTCGGAGAGCAGGTCTTACCAACTTGCTGATGACTCGTTCAGTTGATCTCAGAAGAGGCATATATGTGCTGACTGCAGAAAAGTTACGCTCATGCTGAAAATCTCATAACACTGTTTTGAGTGTCAAAACTGAAAGCACCTTACCACTAACACAGTAGAAATTACATCTCTAGATAACATAGTAGTCAGCAGGAATGCATGGCATGCATTCTTTTCATTAAAAATAAGAAGCTGCCATGACCAGGCATAATCAGAATTTGGAGGCAGTCTTGGATTCTTGGTGGCCGATACTGATTTTTTAACTACAGTAGAATCAGGCAGTGTGACATCTGATCTGAGGAACCATCAGCCGTGACATCAGGGAGGACAGAACAACAGTAGTAAACCTACGAGCAACCCCTAACCTTTCACCGTTTCAAGATTCAAGCTCAGCCAGAAAAATGGTCATGTAAAGGGGTTGTGTAGCCACCTGTATTATTTTGTCTCTGTTTCACCAATTCAATGCTCACAGTCAAATTATGCTTAGTGAGCAGCCTTGAAAATGTAATAGTAAATGTGTCAACATCCAACTACTATGTTTTCGTCGAACTGACGACCATCTTACGTTGTATACATACTTTGTATCTAGACGCCCTCCATTGTATGATACTACAACTTTTATGAAGTGACGACATAACTCTTTTCGGCtagctgtggctggtggctggtgctaatttgttgtgagaaaaatactgctggctggctgatgctggtggctggtgctgatttggtgtgagaaaaatactattggctgGTTGAAGCTGAACAGAGTGTATACGGAAATAAAAGTTTTGACCATTCGGTACAATCTCTTATTGTGGAGTAGTACATGCTTCCTAGGTACATCTTATATAGTTGGCTGCTGCGACTGCAACACATGTCAATAAGGATGAATAAACGTTTGATTAGCCATGTTGACCATACTCTTGTGGCAGTATACGGAGCTGCACAACATGAGCACAAAGATCGCTTTCTCGCTGAATTTGTCAATACATGTTCGACTGAATCTCTACCATTGATGGTTGGGGGTGATTTCAATATTATCAGAAATCCTTCAGAGAAAAATAATGATCGTTATAATAGTAGGTGGCTGTTGCTTTTCAATGCCTGTAGAGAGACTTTGAATTTAAGAGAACTAGAACTATCAGGTCGGAAGTTTACTTGGGCAAACTCAGTGGAACACCCAACTTTCGAAAGAATTGATATGATCCTGGTTAGCACTGATTGGGAACAGAAATTTCCATTGTCAACGGTCAAGGCCTTAACTAGAGAAATTTCAGATCATACTCCACTTTTGTTGGATACAAATCAAGCGTCTCACAGAGGTAACACACCTCTTTTCAGATTTGAATTAGGGTGGCTCGCTAAAGACGGTTTTTTTGATTTGATAACAAATGTGTGGAAAGCTGAAAACAGAGGCACATCACCATTACAGAGATGGCAAAACAAGATCAGAAGGGTCCGCAGATATCTGCATGGATGGGCAAAAAATCAAGTAGgacaaaacaaaaaacaaaaaagaaaagtttcCTCCTCCAACAGCTGGATATCTTAGATAGAAAAGCTGAATCCACTCTGTTATCACCACAAGAGTTGGAACACAAACGTGCTTTGTCTGCGGAGCTTTCTGGGTTGCTTAGAGAAGAGGAACTTTATTGGTTCCAGAGATCTAAAGCTACCAGACTTTTGCAAGGGGACGCAAACACGAGATTTTTTTCAGCTTGTAGCTAATGGTAGACATCGTAAAACTAGGATCTTTTAGCTAGAACAAGATGAGGGGACTATTGTAGGTCATGATAATCTTAAAActtatatcacagaatactacAAAAACTTTTTTGGAGAGCCAGAGCAGAATGATTTTTCTCTAAATGAGGACACTACGGAGGACATTCCTCAGGTGtctcaaataaaaaatgaatttcTCTGTGATGAGTTCTCTGAAAAGGAAATTAGAGATGCGGTGTTCCAAATGGAACACAATAAGGCACCTGGTCCGAATGGATTCCCAGCGGAGTTCTACCATTTTTTGGGGAAACTATTAAGGCTGACCTGATTCAGTTGTTTGTAGAATTCCACAGGGGCGAGTTGCCTTTACACAATTTGAACTTTGGTGTGATTACCCTACTACCCAAAAAGGAGGATGCCACCAAAGTGCAACAATATAGGCCGATATGTCTTTTAAATGTTAGCTTCAAAATTTTCACAAAAGTACTCACGAATAGATTATCCGTTGTAGCTCAAAAAATAATCAGACCATCTCAAACAGCTTTCATTCCAGGACGGCACATCCTGGAGGGAGTGGTCATTCTACATGAAACAATTCATGAAATgcataagaaaaagaaaaatggggtTATCTTAAAACTTGATTTTGAAAAAGCATATGACAAGGTGAAATGACCGTTTCTTCAACAAGTGTTGCGAATGAAAGGCTTTTCAACGACATGGTGTGCTTGGATTATTCAAGTGATAACCAAAGGTTCGGTAGCCATAAAAGTAAATGATGATGTAGGGCACTACTTCCAAACGAGAAAAGGAGTTAGGCAAGGAGATCCTCTTTCTCCTATACTCTTTAATATTGTTGTTGACATGCTGGCAATATTAATTGAGAGAGCCAAAGAAAACCAGCTGTTCA
This window contains:
- the LOC120661476 gene encoding switch-associated protein 70-like isoform X1, with product MASNGSSTVVGEMQSSLERVRRQLSSTSTLQLLQGPLLKRSDTLRKWNERWVILDPTTGKIEYKVRRSDKDVRGVIVFDTTSTVTLSPMNFHGLAKYDGCCFYIGTPQKKEYFLCAETPSAARAWVSTLHAAQLVLQAHKEAVNSLGENGPAKLGTVATVVAVANATAIEATKEVEAAMKISLRAALGSTTNKLTKGQLDDLTIMMETLRVKDDELHQLLQDIRARDSTINEIADKLQETAEAAETAASAARSIDEERRFLSSELERLKQDHEKQVEVYLLRLRESEEKGKLLVEERDHLLTERDSALQEAQMWRSELGKARGNAVILEAAVVRAEEKARVSAADADLRIKEAVSRLESAIKEKEDLLALVDALQSQLKRQETSTIQVCEESSELCSTTSNHVEDDNVDKACVSDTDPIPVAENIVELDDEGVDIRTIGDTEWSNPHSSEVSDVREVTTDPEENSLDIPVDT
- the LOC120661476 gene encoding uncharacterized protein LOC120661476 isoform X2; this encodes MLNGCVKVCRKRIFGCPSRNPPSFVRRRKRCWSSESRRRSPFLFFLWSGSHGVEREQHGGGRDAEQLGAGEAAALLNLHPAAPPGPSPEAIRHVGWRNMMDAVSILELHRKRNTFFVQKLPALQEHGAAQLVLQAHKEAVNSLGENGPAKLGTVATVVAVANATAIEATKEVEAAMKISLRAALGSTTNKLTKGQLDDLTIMMETLRVKDDELHQLLQDIRARDSTINEIADKLQETAEAAETAASAARSIDEERRFLSSELERLKQDHEKQVEVYLLRLRESEEKGKLLVEERDHLLTERDSALQEAQMWRSELGKARGNAVILEAAVVRAEEKARVSAADADLRIKEAVSRLESAIKEKEDLLALVDALQSQLKRQETSTIQVCEESSELCSTTSNHVEDDNVDKACVSDTDPIPVAENIVELDDEGVDIRTIGDTEWSNPHSSEVSDVREVTTDPEENSLDIPVDT